CTCGTCGACGTCGCGCTCGTTGTAGTCGTTCTCCTTGCCACCGAAGTTGTAGATCTTGGCCTTGGAGAACATCTGGCCCATCAGCTTCTGGGCACCCGCGAGTGCGTCGACCTGGAGCTTGGCGCGGCGGGCGGCGGCGTCGTCCTTCTTGGCCTGGGTGGCGACCTTCGTGCGCTCCCGGTCGAACGTCAGGCCGAGCTCGTCGGCGATGCGGGAGATGGTCTTCCCCGAGCGGCCCATCTCCTTCGCGATGGCGTTCCGGCTCAGCTTCTGGGCGTGCAGCTCCTTGACGCGGTCGTAGTCGGCCTGGGTGACGGGGCGGGGGCGGGTCATGGGTCACCTCGTCACGGCCCTTGGCCGGTCAGGGGTCGGCGGACAACTCGACGTGGGCGGGCGGGGCGGCGAACCCGACCGGAGAGCTGCGGGCGTATCCGGCCGTCTCGCGGAACAGGTCGAGTGCCTTGGCGGCGACGACGTCCAGGGGCTCGGCGGCTTCGACGATGACGGTGTGGCCGGCCACGGTGACGTCCACCTTGACCGGGGCGGGCGGATCGGTCACGACTGCTCCGAGGGGGAATTCCCCGCCCTGCGGGGATGTTGACCACATTCGGTGCCGGCAGTGGGGCCGGCCGAGTCCATAGGGGGCGGATCATGCCGAACAACGGCAACGATGAAAACGAGCTGCTCCGCGAGGCGAAGGTGTCGATCCTCAAGAAGATCACCGAGCTCAACACCACCTCCGTGGGCCTGAAGGGGACCCTGGAGCTCGCGATGGCGTACACCGTGCTCGACCGGGGGAAGCTGCCGGGCGAGACGCCGAAGAGCTGACCGGGTGTGCGGGCAGGCCGGCCACCACAGCGACCTGCCCGCGTTCCCCCGGCGCGTCCGACCTGGACGCGAAACAGCCCGGGAGCCGTGGGGCTCTACCGGGCTGCGGACAGACTCCGCCTATGGGAGTCGGTGAACAATCATCATGCGGCGAGGGCGACTCCAACGTCAACTCGGCGTCGTCGTCCGCGGCCGCCGGTGCGCTTGTCCGCCTCAATGCGGGCGGCTTCGTCCAATGGGCTGTAGCCGCGCTGGGTGGTGAGGCCGTCCCGGTCCCGCCACCGCCGGACCATCGCGGTGGTGATGTCGACGCCCAGGCGGTGGACGAGCTGCTGGGCGGTGCCCCACTGCCGGCCGGCGTACGGGAGGAGTGGGGCCTCGGCGGGGCAGCGGCCGTCGGCGTCGAGGCGGAGACCGCAGCGCGGGCAGCGGGTAGCCATGATCCGAGCGTACCTTCCTAGGCTACTTCGGATGGCTCCACCATAAGTGGCATTATGGTGCCCCATTTTTGGGGCTAATCGGACATCGGCAGCCGCCCTGGTTCCCCTACGCACCGACGTGATTTCGACTGGACGGGTCGGTGAAAATTGATGGCGACTCACCTATGAACCAGGAGGACGAGTGGAACGAGCCGAACGCTTCCTCGCTGCGCTGCGCGAGACGCTCGAGCTTACGGATCGGCTGAACAAGCGCAGTCTCGAGCGGCAGTTCTGGGTGCCCCGGCCATCTTCGGTGTTCGACCGTGAGTTGCAGAACACTCAGGTTGACAAGCGGGGCATCCCGTGGGGACAAGATGAGGCAACGTACGCGTTCGAGATGGCCTACATGAGCATGTTTGCAGTTGGCGACCACCTGGCGGCCATCCATACGCTCCTCCAGCCCCCGATACCGGTGCTCGGTCAGGCGGTTCTGGCCAGATCGGTCTTCGAGAGCGCCGCCTTCGCCTTCTGGATCATGGACCCCCACATCACCGTGCGCCAGCGGGTGGCCAGGGCGTACCTCGTGTTCTGGTCCGAGGCCAAGAGGAACCTCAAGGTGACCCCGAAGCACGAGACGGCCAACGTCGCCGCCGCTCAGATGCATCTCGACAAGGTCTTAGGGCGCATCGACGAGTTGGGGCTCAGCAGAGCCGGTGTCACCGTCGAAGGTGAGCAGATCCCGTCGAAGACGGTCCTAGTCGCGGAGCTATTCGCTGACGACCTCCTACAACCCCACAAGAACATTTACTCGCCCTACTCTGGCGTAACCCACGGGGAGATGACGGCGCTAATGACTCGCAAACTCACCCCAACCGGTGCCGACCCTGTCTGGTCCATCACGCCGCGGCAACTCACCGAGAACGTCGAACTCGCGATGGCCGCGTTCCGAGCGCTCCACCGGCGGCTCTGCTTCGGTGGTATGGGTGCTCAGGGTATGGGCGGCCAGCCGGGGTTGGAGCACAGGCTCTGGGAGAACAACGTGGGACGCCGCCTAGAAGCCATCCACCGGGCTCTGGTCTAAGCATCAGATGGCGTTCAGCACTTGGCCCTTCCGGTCAGCCTTCCGGGCCACAGCGAGTACGGCGGCCCGGGGCCAGATGTGCGCGACGCCTTCCACCGCACCGTCCAGCCCGCACCGGCAGCCCTGGCCGGTGCACAGGCACTGCTCGGCGCACACCACCGTCCACACCTCCACCGGGCCGGCGGTCTGCACCTCGAGGCGACGCACCTGGCACACCGGGCACGGCGGCTCACCGGGCACGAGGGACCGCTCGGCGTAGAGGCCGACGGCGTTGCGGATCCAGGCGTCCTCGTCGGCCAGGTGCCGAGCCACGATCGCGGCGGTGCCAGGCAGGAGAGCGGGGATGCCGGCGATGAGGCGGCCGAGCGGGTCGGTGTCGGCGGCGAGCCGGGTCATGACGGCGAGTCCGGCGATGCGCCGGTCAGCGCGGTCGAGGAGCACCTTCCACCGGTTGATGCGGGGCATCCGGTCGGCGGTGGCGACCATGTCCGGGGTGGGATCTCCGTGCCCACCGAGCGCGTGGCGCCGCCCCCAGGACGGTGAGCGAAGCGCCTCCGGAGCTTCGAGCTGCTCGGCGGCGATCTGCTTGGCCTCGTCGTCGGCGAGCTGGGCGAGGTGGGTATGCGCCTTCCGGAGGGACCAGGCGTTGGCGGTGGCGTGCAGGTGGTACGGAGTCATCGGGCCTTCCGGGTGAGCAGGTTGATGGCGGCGCAGCCGAGCCAGGCCGCGGTGAGGGCGAGGAGGGTGGCGGCGGCGGGGTTGCCCCAGGTGCGTGCGGCGGCGTCGAGGGCGAGTACGGCGGCCGCCCCCGCCACCAGTGCGGCGGCGGAGGCGGCCAGGATGTGGCGGGTCACAGGTGCGCCCCGGACGGCTGGATGGTGACCACGGGCTGGATGACGTCGTCCGGCCAGGGCTGGTCGTCGTCGGGGGTGCAGGTGCAGTTGCCGATGCCGCAGCACTCCCCGGCGCAGTCGTACTCTTCGCAGTCGCAGATGCCGTCGTCGCCGCTGCACAGGTACGAGCCGCGGGCTACGCCGCAGCCGTGGTCGCAGCGTGGGCAGTCGCAGGAACCGATGCCATCGCCCTGGCCGGCGTACGGGTCAGGAAGGCCGCAGACGTCGCACCTCACCGGTCAGCCCTCCACCGGCGCGGCTTGCGCCTGCTTGGCGGCCCAGGCGATGCACTCGTCGTGGGAGTAGCCCGCTGGCTGCCGCTGCCAGGTGTACGCCTCGCCCTTGTAGACGCCGCGGCGGCAGTACTTGCAGGTGGTGAGGTAGGTGGTGGTGTTGCCGCTGGGCTTGAGGCTGGTGAGTGCGGTGGTGGGTCGGATCCGGGGCACCGGTCAGCCCTCCTGCTGGTCGAGGGCCGCCAGGACGGCTTCAACGCACTTCTCCCACACCGACAGCGGCACGAACGGCCCGATGTCCAGCAGGGTGCGGGTGAGGGCGTTGAAGACCAGGGCGTGACGGCGGCGGGCGGTCGCCTCGTCGTCCTGCGCGCGGGGCCCGGCGGAACCGAGGGCGGCGGCCTTCGCGCGGTCCGCCATGCCGGAAAGCAGCTCGGCCAGCGCAGCGCGCATCTCGTCGTCGGTGGGCTCGGGTGCGATTTTCCGGGCGCACGCCTTGATGGTGCGCTTACGGGCGGCGCGTGGGCCGGTGCCTCCTACGTCGCCCATTTCCTCGGCCCATGCCCACAGTAGGTCGCTGGCCTCGGTGAACGCCTGGCGCTTGGCCTGCTCCAGTGCGGCTCGCGCCTGGTCGCGTTCGGCGGTGAGGGTGGCGATTTGCCGGTCGCGGTCGTACATCTCGGCGAGTCGGCCGGTGGCGAGGAGTCGGGCGGCGTCGCGGTCGCGGCGGAGCTGCTCCGGCTCGTCGTGCACCGGGAGGGGTCGGCTGGCGACCGGGGCGTCTCCGGCGTCGTACGGGGCCGCGTCGGCGGGCTGCTGGCCCAGGTCGAGCTTGCCGAACGGGGCGAGCTGTCCGGCGCCCTCGCGGATTAGGCGTGCGTTCCAGTGCTCGCCGGGAAGCTCGGTGCCGGTGGGCATGGCGCGGGTGTCGGGGGTCTGGTCGGTCACGGTGTCCTCCGGGTCAGGCGCGGGTGCCGTGGGTGGCGTAGACGGTGGGCTCGGTCGGGGTGCCGGTGGACGTCTGCGCGCCGCCGGGCGTGGACTGGTAGGCGGCGGCGTGGAGGGCGTCGCACAGCCGGCCGAGCGGGTCGTCCTGGGGGGCGTCGTCGACGAGGTGCTGGTGGAGGGTGGCCAGCTCGGTGGGGCTGTAGGCCGTGGCGAGGGCGTCGGCGAGGGCGGTGTCAGCGGGCACGGTGGGTCTCCTCGAGTTCGTGGCGGATGGCTCGTGCGCGGGCGGGGGTGACGTAGGGGTACTGCCGTCCGAGGGCTTCGTCGTCGTCCTCGGGGGCCGGCGGGGGGACGTGGGCCTGGGCGCGTCGGATGGCCTCGCGGGCGCTGGCCCTGGCCCGCTTCATGCCGGGCGTCAGGTGTCGGGTGGTCATGCGCTGCTCCGGGTGTGGGTGGCGCAGGCGTTGCCGGCGATCGGGTCGACGGCGAGGGTGGTCTGCCCTTCGGCGTGGCACTGGAGGCAGAAGCCGAAGCCCTCGCGGGTGGGCTGCCGGTCGGAGTTGGTCACCAGGCGGAGGTTCGGACCGCGACCGGGCTGCGTCTCGCGCGCGCGGTCGTGAGTAACGGTGGGAGCTTGCGGTGGTAGCTGTTCCGCCGGAGAGAGTGAGCTTTCAATCCCAGTCCCAGGCGCCGGAGGCGACTGGGGGCGCAGGGGGTCTGGGGGCAGCGTGCCCCCAGAGGGAGGTTCCTGGGTGGTTTCTCGGGTGGTTCCCGGACGGTTCACGGGTGGTTCGGGGGGCGCTGCGTCCGTACGTACGTCGTCAGGATCCGTACGTACGGACTCTGTGTCGGTACGTACGAACGCAGAATCCGTACGTACCGACTCTGCGTCCGTACGCTGCTTCTTCTGCTTGCGCCGGTACTCCCGCAGCCGGGCTGCCTCAGCCGCCTTCTTCTCATCGATCTCGGCCTCTAGCTGAGCCCGCTCAGCGGGGTCGCGCTTCTTGGTCATGTCGAGGTTCCAGCGGGGGGTGCCCCACCGGGTGGTGCCGTCGGGGACCAGGAGGCCGGCGGCCTCGAGCCGAAGCTCGGCGCGCTGGATCGTCCGCTCGTCGAAACCGGTGCGCCAGATGACGTCGGCGATGCTGGCGTGGGTGTCGCGGCCGAACTCGTCGGCACGCTCGGCACGGGCGACGAGCACCGCGCGGGCCGTCGTGTCCGGCAGGCCGGCCTTTGTGCGCAGCATGGGTGCCTCGTCGAGGGCCCACTGCACGGCCTGGTAGCTCACCCGGTGCTCCTGATCTGCTGGTACTAGTCGGTCGGGGTGGCGGTCCGGGCCCCGGGGAGGTGAGGCCCGGACCGTACGGTCAGCGGGGCTCGGCGTCCGGCCAGCAGGCGTCCTCGGTGCACGCCTGGGCGCCGCGGTGGTCCGCCCACGCGGCGGAGAGCAGCGAGCACTCGTCGTCGTCCTGGGCGCACGCGGCCACCGGGACGGAGGACCTCTGTTCCTTGCCGAAGACGAACTTCCCGTTGGGCCGCTGGACGTACGTCGGCCGGTGGGCGACGGAGCCAGCACCGAAGGGCAGCCGGACGGCGACGGACGACCCGCCGTTGGTCAGCTCACGGGGCAGGCGGGGCATGGTCGTGGTGGTCACGATGGTTCTCCTCGGTCTGGTCGTGCCGGGTGGCCATGGCGACGAGCAGGACCCGGCGGCGGTAGGCGGTGTGCTCTGGGTGCTCCCGGGCGATCTCCTCCGGCCGCGGCCACCGTTCGGCGATGACGGCCTGGAGCAGCTCGGCCCGGTTCATCAGCCGGTCCGGATGGAG
The sequence above is drawn from the Micromonospora pallida genome and encodes:
- a CDS encoding helix-turn-helix domain containing protein, whose amino-acid sequence is MTRPRPVTQADYDRVKELHAQKLSRNAIAKEMGRSGKTISRIADELGLTFDRERTKVATQAKKDDAAARRAKLQVDALAGAQKLMGQMFSKAKIYNFGGKENDYNERDVDEPPFRDKRDIASAIQALANTALKLAEYDKATGNESEKSMLTDLREALINARKDAT